The sequence ACTCAGCACTCAGCACTCAGCACTAATCAGACGCCTCACGCCTCAGTTTTGAATCCAAACGCTCCATAACAATACTAAGGTATCAACCCCCTTACCTAAGCTGATTAAAAAGTGCGCTATGCTGAGTTTCTGATCCGGAGGGTGTACGATGTTCAGATTCGCAATTGGTGTTATATTTTTCAGTCCGCTGCTGGCAATGGCAAATGATATGTCTGTGGTCAGCTCGCCGATCTGGAAGCAAACATGGCAGACCGCGCCGGTGCAGGTTCAGAAGTATTCTCTTGGGGTGTCAGATTATCAGCACGAGATAAAGCGCTTCAGTTTTGCCCGGCCCCTGACCCGGTATCTGTCACTGTCGGCACAGGTTATAACAAGCCGCAGGGGGCTGCAGGACTGCGCCAACAGCTTTGACCAGGCAACCTTAGGTTATGAAATTATTCCCCGTCTGCAACTGGCCGAAGAGTTTGAGCTGGGTCTGGGGTATGCACGGCTTGATGGTGGTCATATGGCTTTTATCACCGGCGACAGACTGGATATGGCAGACAGCCACAGTTTTATCCTCTCCACCGAGCTGATGCAGGGACAGCCTGCTTCCAGCCTCGAAGTGAGGCTGACCCGCACCCATTATGACGCCCATGCGGTATATGATCAGCAAACCGCCTTTACGGATAATAATGTCTCCCTTTCATACCAAATACGTTTCTGAACCAATGCCATTGTATGTTTCATTGATGTATGTTTTTTTTATGCCACAATTAAGTCAATTCACACAGATAGTTACCCGCAATAAGTGAGCAGCTATCGGTGTGAACTGGTTTGACTTCTCTTAGACTCACATAGCTGTTCCGTAGACAAAGAGAGTTGCTATCAGCAGCATTAGGCATAAGGACAGTGTATCGTGGACAGTTTCGATCTGATCCTGATCGTCACCGGCGCCCTTCTGATTCTGGTTGGTCTGGGACTATTTATCTTCGGTAAGAAAGACGGTAACAAGAACTATCTTGAAGGCTTTGGTATCAAACTGGATGTCAGTAATCCGTCCATTATCCTTATTGTGGCGGGCGTTGGGTTGCTGTTAGCGCCCAGGCTTCTGCCGGCAAACAAACCCGCCATGGGCGATACATCCAGCCCATTACAGCACATCGTTACTGAGCCACAGCAACAGCAATCAGAGTTTGTGACAGAAAAATCAACTGGCCAGGACAACACGGGAAAGGAACCACCCAAACAACAACCCCGGCACTTTATGCCTCAGGGCTATTGGCAGCTCAACGATTATCAGGAGTCTGGTGTCGCCTTACCCAATGTGCAGGGGAGTATCAGTTTCGCTAATGACTCAGAACAAAAAAGGAGCTGGCAGGCTAACCTCATTTTTATGGATATGTGGGGTAATATGGCCAGCTACAGCTATCAGGGCCAGATATGGGTCGACCCGGAGGGCAGGTATTTTATCAGCCTGCTTGCCAGCAATGATCCGGGTTTTATTGCTCAACCCCGGGCGCCGCTTGAACTAATGATGGAACAGGGCAATATGCTTCATCTGGCCTATTCCTACCGGGGCACAGATATACTGATGCACTTTATGCAGTAGTATCCCCAAGTATTCAATGCATATTTTTCTCAGGCGAACACCACAGTCTTATGGTGGTGGATGATCACCCTGTCTTCAAGGTGATAACGCACGCCATTGGCCAGTGCCTGCTTCTCACAGTTCTTGCCCTTGCGCACCATGTCGGCGGCGGTATCGCTATGGCTGATACGCATGACTTCCTGTTCAATAATCGGTCCCTCATCCAGATCTGAAGTCACATAATGACAGGTTGCCCCAATCAGTTTCACACCTCTGTCATAGGCCTGCTGATAAGGCCGGGCGCCGGCGAATGAAGGCAGGAAACTATGGTGAATATTAATCGCCTTACCGGCCAGCTCCTGACACAGGCTATCCGGCAGAATCTGCATAAAACGGGCAAGTACGGTCAGATCGATTTGATAGTGAAGCAGCAATTTCTGAATATCAGCAAAAGCCTGCTGTTTGCCCAGTGCTTCAAAATCCACCCAATGAAAAGGAATATCGTACCAGTCGGCAAACTGCTGAAGGTGGGGATGATTAGCAATGATACAGGGAATGTCACAATGCAGCTCATGGGTATGCCAGCGGTGCAGTAAGTCATTCAGGCAGTGGGATTCCTTGCTGGCCAGCAGCGCCACCTTCTGTTTGTGGTGAGAGTCTGTCAGCCGCCAGTGCATATCGTATTGTTTTGCGATGGGTTCAAACAGCCCTCTGAAGGCCTCGATACTCAGAGGCAGGGAGTCGGCGCGGATTTCATGGCGCATAAAAAAGCGCCCGGTCTGCTGATCAGTGTGGTGACTGGCTTCAATAATGGTGGCATTGTGATTGGCCAGAAACTGACTCACTGCGGCCACCAGCCCGACCTGATCGGGGCAGTCAATGACCAGACGAAAGGTTTGTTGCATGGGTTACCCGTCTGTTAGTAATGAAATTGTAGTTTGGTGAATTTCAGTAGCATTGCGACACAGAATATATGACAGGTTCTGCGATCGCCAGCGACTTTGCCGCCGGTTCTGCTATCTGGGAACTTGTTGAACGTCCTCTAATCCAGTTTTCCCCGTGCCAGCTTTTCACGAATACTCAGTCCGCTATCCAGTGGCCAGCGCGCCAGTACATGATATTGAACGCCCTGACGACCCGGGCGTGACTCAAACAAACAGAACTGTTCGAAGCTTGCACTGATGTCCGGCTGCATCAGACAGACAGGAGGATTACTGGCCTGTTTACGGTATAAGCTGATGTGGGGAACATAATCCCGGTTCTCTCCAGGCAGTCCCAGTCTGCCTGCTATGGCTGAGAGATTACCGGCCAGGTTGTTTAACGCAACAGGCACCACCGAGGGGCCAATCCAGAGGGTTCTGGGTCTGGGCCAGTAGCCCATTTGATCAATGGTGAGGTTGAAAGCCTGGTTTGTCAGCCGATCCGCCTGCGCTAAAAGTGCTTCCTGTTGATGCACGGGAACTGTGCCCAGAAAGGCCAATGTAATATGAAAATTTGCCGCAGGCACCGGCCCTGCCAGTGGCGGCAGGTTAATCTCACGCCACTTCTCTATACTGAGCTTTACCGACGGAGTCAGTTCAAGACCAAAGAATAATCTCATAATACTGTATGCAGATGCTGAAAAATCGATTTTTGTGTAGGGCTTTGAATGTTTAAGGTACTTTATATAAGTGTGAACAAACATACATTTTATTATTTTTCTTTGACGTGTGCATCTCACCAGTGGCAGTTTGCAATTCTGGATTGTTTGCGCAACCTGAAGTACTAATAGCATGCTTATTCTGGCCAGTGTAGCTTGTTGTCGGCCATGGAAAAAGGAAAGCGTTAATGGAACAACATGACTGGCAACGGGTGGAAACTCTGTTTCACCAGGCGCTGGAACTTGATAAAAGGGAGATCGAGCCGTTTCTGGAGCAGGCCTGTGCCGATGCACCCGAATTAAAGCAGGCGGTGTTGTCTTTGCTGCAACACGCTGATCACACTGTTGAACTGGTGCGGCCCATCGAAGGGGCGGCACAGGAGTTTTTTGCGACCGCTGATACACTCTGTGGTCAGCGTCTTGGTCCCTACAGGATTGTCAGGCTGATCGCCAGTGGCGGCATGGGCGCCGTGTATCTGGCCGAACGGGCGGATGATCAGTATCAGAAACAGGTGGCAATCAAGCTGATTCGGGCCAGCGCCATTGCCAGCGAAATGTTACTACAGCGGTTTAAGACAGAGCGCCAGATTCTGGCCGAGCTGGAACACCCTAATATTGCCCATTTGCTCGATGGTGGTGCCACCGACGAGGGCATTCCCTATCTGGTAATGGAATATGTAGACGGGGTCGAAATCAATCAGTATTGCTCGGATAAAAAACTGTCCATCCCCCAGCGTTTGAGGCTGTTTGTAAAGGTGTGCGCGGCGATTCAATATGCGCACCAGAAGCTGATCGTACATCGCGATTTTAAACCCTCCAATTTACTGGTGACTGCTGACGGAGAGCCCAAACTACTGGACTTTGGGATTGCCAAATTACTTGCAGAATCCGGCAGTGATGAATGGGCAGTGCAGACCAGTACTGAAGAGCGGGCCATGACACCCCGCTACTCGGCCCCGGAGCAGATACGCGGGGAAACCATAACCGTTGCCACCGATGTGCATGCGCTGGGACTATTGTTATATGAACTGCTCACCGGCAGACCTGTATATGGCAAAGAGCTAAACAACAGGTATCAACTGCAACAGGCGATATTGCAGGATACCGTCATCGCGCCCAGCATTGCCGTGACAATGCCGCGCTCTGACAGCGATCTTCCCATACCTGCGGCGACGCCTCAGGGCCTGCAGCGACAGCTTAGAGGCGATTTGGACAATATCGTGATGAAGGCGCTGAGCAAAGAGCCCCAGCGGCGCTATCAATCTGCATCGGAGCTGGCCGAAGATGTCACCAATTTTCTTGAGCACCGGCCGGTACAGGCAAGGGCTACCTCTTTTGCCTATCGTTGCGGTAAATTCCTGCGTCGCAACCGCTTGAGCAGTGCGCTGGCGGCCAGTGTGCTGATCCTGGTTACGGTGTTCAGCACCGCAATCTGGGTGCAGTCACGGCAACTGGAGGTGGAGCGGGATCTGGCCCAGCAACAGCGCGATGTGGCAGAGGTGGAGCAGGGCAAGGCCGAGGCCATGAGCCGTTTTTTACTCGGCATGTTTACGGATTTGCGCCCCAATGAATCACAGGGCCGGGAAGTCAGCCTGCGTGAAGTGCTGGACAAAGCCAGTGAACAGCTGGATCAGCAAACCGATCATCAACTCAGTGCGCAACCCTTGATCGAAGCCAGAGTGCGGCGTGAAATTGGCGATATCTATTATCGTATTGGCCGGCTGCAGCCAGCTATCGCTCATCTGGAAAAGAGTCTGTCGATATTACGCCAACACCCCCAAAGGGAGCCCAGGGATCTGTTCAGAGTATTGTTATCCCTGAGTAACACCTACAGCAGGGCAGACCGCCATGATGAAAGGCTGCCGTTGCTGGAAGAGTCTGTAGAAATCTCTAAACAGATCAATGGCCCGGAAAGTGAGCAGACGCTGGGAATGATGACCAATCTGGGCGGATTTTATAATGATATTGGTCGTGCACAGGAGGCCATCGACCTGCACACCGAAATTCTAGCCACCAGTAGTAAAGTGCTGGGGGAAGACAGCTTTATTACGCTGCTGGCGATCACCAGCCTGGGTGCTGACTACATCTCTTTGTGGCGTTATCAGGATGCAGAAGAATATTTCAGTCTGGGGTTAAGGCGCAGCACAGAGGTGTTTCACGAAAACCATAACCTGGCCCTTTACAATCTGGGTAGTCTGGCCACTTTGCTGGAAGAAACCGGCCGCTACAGTGAAGCAGAAGAAGCGGCCAGGGAGTATCTGCGTCGCAATACCCAGGTTCTGGGAGACGCGCATCAGGACACTTACGAGTCTAAATACCGGCTGGCACGGGTGCTGCTCAGGCAAAGTCATTTCGAAGAAGCGGAAGCCCTGCTCAGTGAAAGCCTGCAAGGTTTACCTGCACTGGTGGGAGAACAACATGGCGTGGTGTTGCAGATAAAAAGCACACTGGCTGATTTGCTGATGCAGACCGGGCGTACTGACCAGGCCGGTCAGATGAGTGAGGCGGCACTAAACGGCGCGCTGGCACTTTGGGGCATTGCCCATCCGAAAACCTTGCCAATGGCACTGGTCATGGCGCGGATCCATCAGCAGCAACAGGCCTCAGATCAGGCTTTTGCATTGTATGAAAAGGCGCTGGCCGGATGGCAGAGTCTGGATGCTTCGCACCCCGGGCAGTATGCAACATTAGTCGCCATGGCCAGGGCATACCTGGATAAGGGGCGGGCAGCAGACGGCGTCAGTTATCTGCGCCGGGCGGTCACTCTGGCTGACAGTAATCCTGATATCTACCATGATGATCTGCCCTGGGTACTGAAAACGCTGGTGGAGCTGTTATACAGGGAAGGTGATTCACAGCAGGCTCAAAACTATGAACAGTGGCTGGCAAAACTTAATCAGCAACAAAGCGCAGGTTATTCGGGGTCGCATTGAAACCCTTGATGGACGTCACGGAATTGAATCCGCATAACTCAAAAGGAATGATCTGATGATCAATACAATAAACACTGGGGTTTTACCTGCGTCCTCAGCAGAGCGGATAGTGCTGCTGGATGCCGTTCGTGGCTTTGCGCTGCTGGGTATACTGCTGATGAATATCGAATATTTTCAGCGACCGTTGCAGGCTATCATGCTGGGGTTTGACACTCAGCAACAGGGCATGGACTATGCGGTGGCCTGGTTTTCCTTCACTTTTGTGCAGGGCAAATTCTATACCCTGTTCTCTTTTCTGTTTGGTCTTGGTTTTGTGGTGTTTATGGATCGGGCCATGCAAAAAGGCCGCGGGGCGCGGATGCTCTTTTTGCGCAGGCTGGTCATCCTGTTGATGGTGGGTGTGGCGCACCTGCTGCTAATCTGGGGCGGTGATATTCTGCATTTATACGGTCTTCTGGGCCTGTTACTGCTGTTTTTTGTCAACAGCCCGGTGAAAAGGTTGTGGAAGTGGGGGCTGGCATTCAATTTTGTGATCCCTGTGCTGATACTGTGGTTAGGGGTTCTGGCGTTACAGGGAGCCATGAGTGTTCCTGAGACAGCGGCACAGATGCAGGCAGATTTTGAGCAGGACAGAGTAACGCTGCTGGGCGATATTGTCAGGGCTGACAGCATTTACGCCTCGGGCAGTTACTGGCAGGCGGTGCAATGGCGGATGGATGAGTGGTATAGCATGTACCTCGATGGCGGGTTATTGTTCTTCGGGTTGGTTATATTCGGCGCCTTTCTGATCGGTGCCGCTTTTGGTCGTGCCGGGGTGTTTGCCGATTTATCAGCTCACCGGGCCTTATTTAAACGTCTGATGCTGTGGGGATACGGGCTGGGGGTTCCTGCTACACTGATTTGGGGCGTTAAGGGGCAGAGCCTGGATCCCCTTTATCCTACCGTTGAATATGCGGCGATGATCACCGTCAGCCAGATTGCCAATCTGGCCTTATGTCTGGCTTATATTGGTAGCCTGTCATTACTGTTTCTGCGCGGTGCTAAATGGGTAGCCTATCTTGCCCCGGCAGGGCGAATGGCGCTGACTAACTATTTGCTCCAGTCGGTGGTGTTTACCTTGCTGTTTTACGGTTATGGTCTGGGGCTCTATGGCGAGTATGGCCGTGCCGAAACCACCCTGATGGCGTTGGCGTTTTACGCCCTGCAGCTATGGCTGAGTCACTTATGGTTACAGCGATTCCGGATGGGACCGATGGAGTGGTGCTGGCGTGTGCTGACCTACGGCAAGATTCAACCGGCCAGAGGCTGACACAGTGGGTTATAAAATCCTGCTGATTTAAGGCACTTCCGGACAGGGAAATGATAAACTTTGCCTCCGATATTTACCCGGATTATTGCTGTATTAATGAGTAGACCCTCTGCGTTACCTGTTAGCGAGACCTATCCCAGGCTGGCCAGCGCTCTGGAGCAGGAAAACGTTATTCTGTCTGCCCCGCCGGGGGCGGGTAAATCAACCTGGTTGCCCCTGCAGTTATTAAAATTGCCCTGGTTATCCGGCAAAAAGATTCTGATGCTGCAGCCACGCAGAGTGGCGGTCAGGGCCATTGCCGGCTATCTGGCACAGCAGTTGGGTGAGTCTGTAGGCCAGACAGTGGGTTATCGTATTCGTGGTGAGGCCAGAGTGAGTCAGGCCACCCGGCTTGAGATCCTTACGGAGGGGCTGCTGACCCGTATGTTGCAACAGGATCCTGAGCTAAGCGGCACAGGGCTGGTGATCTTCGATGAATTCCATGAGCGCAGCCTGCATGCGGATTTTTCACTGGCGCTGTGTCTGGAAGTGCAGGCAGCATTGCGTGAAGATTTAAGGCTTCTGGTGATGTCGGCCACGCTGGAGCAATCAGCGTTGCAGACACTGCTTCCCCGGGCGCAGAATGTTCAGAGTATGGGGCGAAGCTACCCATTGCAAATCCACTATCAGCCAGCGCCATCCCGCGCGGATTGGCTGCAGCATATGGCGGGCGTGATATTACAGGCGCTGGATGAAAACGACGGCAGCGCACTGGCCTTTTTGCCCGGCGCCGGCGAGATTCGCCGCCTGGCAGACATGCTGTCCGGCAGGTTGCCTTCGGACTGTCACCTCTACTGCCTGTTTGGCGAGCTGGGTAAAGAGGCGCAGATGGCGGCGGTGGCCCCGCTGCAACAAGGTCAGCGTAAGCTGGTACTGGCCACTAATATTGCTGAAACCAGCCTGACCATAGACGGGATAAATATGGTCATCGACAGTGGGCTGGAGAAAGTGGCCCGCTTCGATCTGAATCAGGGTATCAGTCACCTGCGCTCTGTGCGTATCTCCCAGGCGTCTGCCACACAACGAGCAGGGCGTGCCGGCCGTTTAGGGCCCGGTGTCTGTTATCGTCTGTGGCCGCAGGCTGAGCAGTCAAGGCTGGCGGAACAAAGCACACCACAGATATTGCTTAGCGATATGGCGCCGATGATCTTAGAGGCCGCCGCCTGGGGCACAGAAATTCCGGCGTTGGCACTGCTGGATCAACCCACAGATGCGCAAATTGAACAGGGCCGGGCCCTGCTTCAGTCCTTGCAGGCGTTGGACAATCAGGGGCATATCACCGCCCATGGCCGCCAGCTTTGTAATCTGGGCTGTCATCCCAGGCTGGCCCATATGCTGATCCGGGCGCAGGAAATGGGCAGTGATAAACTCAGGCTGGCCTGTATGCTTGCTGCATTAACAGAGAGTAAAGACCCACTTCGCTCATCTTCTACGGCAGCCATTGAAGAGCGATTGGGTTATCTGAGCCGTAATCCTGATGACGCGGTTCTGAGGCTGGCATTGGTGTGGTTTAAACGGCTAAATGGCACTGGTAAGCTCGATCCGGCGCGGGCAGATCTCAGCCATACGGGCGCGTTGCTGGCGCTGGCCTTTCCTGACAGGGTGGCTAAATCCCGGGGCCAGGGCCGTTATCTGATGGCCAGAGGCAGCGGCGCCAGTCTCAGTGAAAACGATAGCCTCGCTAAAGAACCCTATCTGGTGATAGCCAATCTGCTCAATACCGGTGCAGGAGGAGATGCACGAATCACGTTGGCTGCGGCGATTAAAGAAGCGCAGCTGATATCACAGTTCAGCGAACAAATGGTCACAGAAACTGTCTGTCAGTGGCAGCCTGCACAAAAAGCGATGCAGGCAAGGGCGCAGCGGCGCCTGGGGAAGCTGATATTTTCCAGTGAGCCAGTACCGGTCGAGTCAGGAGAGGCTTTACAGCAACGCTGGCTGGAGCTGATTCGCCAGCAGCGGCTGAACTGGCTGCCGATGAGCGATAATGCCTGGCAGTTTATTCATCGGGCCCGGCTGGCGGCCACATGCTTAAGTGACCTTGGATGCTGGAGTGAGTCTGCCTTGTTGGAGGATATTCAAAACTGGCTGCTGCCTTATCTGGATAATTGTACGAGTTTCAGGGCACTGCAACAGCTGGATTTTGTGGCTTTGCTGAAAAACCGGCTCGACTGGGCACAGCAACAGACTCTGAATGAGCTGTTTCCTGGTCAGATTCAGGTGCCCAGTGGCAGTCGCTGCAAACTGGATTATCGCGATGATGGTTCGGTGGTGCTGGCGGTGAGAATGCAGGAACTCTATGGCTGGACAGAGACCCCCACGCTGGGTCGCGGGCAGATAGAAATACAACTGGAGTTGCTGTCACCGGCGCAGCGGCCTTTGCAAAAAACCGCCGACCTGAAAGGCTTCTGGGCCGGCAGCTATAAAGCCATCCAAAAAGAGATGAAAGGCCGCTACCCTAAGCATTTCTGGCCCGATGATCCGGCCAATGCTCAGGCCACCACTAAAACCAAGAAGAAGATGTAATGGTACAGAAAAAAACTTCAAACACTTCCCGCAAGGCGCCAAGCCGTCGCGCTAATGTCACCAAGAGCAACGCAGGTAAAAGTCGTGCCACCAACAGCAAAGCGAGGCCTTCCCTGCGCGCCAGAATCTGGATCTGGAGCTGGCGAAACAGCTGGAAGTTCCTGCTGGTGGGCTTGCTGTGTCTGAGTGCTTATGGTCTGTATCTGGATGCCAGAATTAAAGCCCGTTTTGAAGGTAATACCTGGCAGGTGCCTGCGCAGATCTATGCCCGCCCCTATACCCTGAGCCGGGGGCAGCAACTGAGCATTTCAGAAGTGGTGGAAGAGCTCAAATGGTTGTCATACCGGCCGGTGGCTCAGGTGAAAAGCAGTGGTCAGTACGCCGTAGATGGCAATAAGCTGCACTTTTATCGCCGGGAGGCCTTGTTCGCAGAGGGAGAGGAATCCGCCGCCATGACCCGGCTGACTTTTGCCAATGGCGAGCTCAGTGATATCCGATTTAATGGCCGGGCGGTGGAGCAGGTCAGTCTGGAGCCCTATCTGGTTACCCGTTTTACCAATAGCAGCGGCGAAGACCGTATGCTGGTGCAACTGGAAGATGTGCCCCAGGAATTGATCTCCATGTTACTGCTGGTGGAAGACCGCGACTTCTATCAGCATCAGGGTATTGCCCCGCTGGCAATACTCAGAGCCCTGATGGCCAATATCAGCGCCGGCCGGGCGGTGCAGGGTGGCAGTACCCTGACCCAGCAGCTGATCAAAAACCTGTTTCTGACCAATGAAAAAACGCTGCTCAGAAAAGCCAACGAAGCCCTGATGTCACTTGTGATAGAGCTGCGTTACAGCAAGGATGAGATCCTGGAGGCCTATCTTAACGAAGTCTTTCTCGGTCAGAATGGCCTCAACGGGGTGCACGGTTTTGGGCTGGCCAGCTACTTTTACTTTGATCGCCCGCTGAATGAGCTCAGTGTGCCTGAGATGGCCCTGTTGGTGGGAATGATCAAGGGGCCCTCCTATTATAATCCCAGACGCAATCAGGAGCGTGCACTGGAACGGCGGAACCTGGTATTGCGACTGATGTTTGAAGAGCAGGATGTCGCCCCGCAACACTATCAGGCCTGGTTGAAAACGCCGATAACGCTGCGTCAGCAGGGCAAGTATAACCGCAGCACTCATCCGGCATTTATGGATAAGGTGCGCGAAGAGCTGCAGCGCATTTTGCCCGATGCGTCGTTGCAGGAGGCGGGCATAAAGATTTTTACCACCCTGGATCCATTGGCGCAGCGCAAGGCTGAGGCTGTACTGAGTAAGGGCATCGCCCGTATCAGTGAGCAGCGCCAACTGCCTGACCTCCAGGGTGCCATGGTGGTGACAGATATTGCCAGTGGCGGCATTCGCGCCATGGTGGGGGACAAGAATACGCATTATCAGGGCTTTAACCGTGCTGTGGATGCCAGGCGGCCCATAGGCTCGCTGATCAAACCGGCGGTATATCTGACCGCCCTGGAGCAGCCCTTTTACTATCATTTGGGTACACCCATTGCCGATATGCCGATAGAGCTGAAAAGCAGTGAGGGCAAATTGTGGGCACCGCAGAATGCCGACCAGACCTTCCGGGGGCAGGTCTCCCTGTTGCAGGGGCTGAGTGAATCCTTAAATGTTCCGACTGTGACCTTAGGTATGGAACTGGGCCTGGATGCCGTTGCCGATACCATCAAACGGCTGGGTGTGCACCAGGATGTGCCCTTATATCCGGCGATGACACTGGGCGCCCTGTCATTGTCACCACTGCAGGTCAACCAGCTATACCAGACCATTGCCAATGAGGGCGGTTACATTCCCCTGCACAGTATCAGCGCAGTAGTGGATAATGACGGAAAATTGCTATGGCAGCACCGACAGAGTGCCAGACAACGGGCCGATCGCAAGGCAGTCTATCTGCTCAATTACGCTCTGAACAGAGTGACCCGCGAGGGCACGGCAAAGGCCCTGAAACAACGTTTTCCACAATTGCATCTGGCGGGCAAAACCGGTACCACCAACGATTACCGTGATTCCTGGTACAGCGGCTTCGACCGCCACCACCTGTCTACCATCTGGTTAGGTACCGATGATAATCAGAATACCGGGCTTGCCGGTGCCAGCGGTGCGCTGCCATTGTATATGGATTATTTGCAGCAAAGTCATCCTAAGTCCCTGTCCCGCCCCTTCCCGCAGGGGCTTGGCATAGCGCATTTTGATCTTGATAGCGGCACGCCCGTGCAACCGGGCTGCGCTGGCAGTATCAGTGTGCCGGCGGTAACAGACGCTCTGCCAGCGCCTGCTGATTGTCTCAGTGCCGAGCGGGAAAAGCCCGGGAAGAAAGAAAAAAGCTGGTGGCAGAAGCTGTTTGGAGGGGAGTAAAACCAACAGTAACCGAAAGGGGGCGCTTAAAGGTTTCATATATAAACACTTTTTGTAAAGTTCACCGATCCGTGTTTGTTTGTCGGGCCTCTGTATTGCCTTTGCGGTTGTCGCGGAACATGATGCTCAGGTATTGGCATCGTGGCTGAACAAAAAGGACAACAAGATGAGCAAAATGCAAATAACTCTGGCTGGCACTAAAGTGTTTTATCTGCTGCTTTTGGCATCTTTTTATTCGCAGGCGGCTGTCTGGCCTGACTGGCTTTCTGAGCCTGATGTGATTGTCAGCCATCAGCCCCTCGACACTCATGTGCCGCAGGTGAAATCGTTGAATAATGCGCTGCAGCGCGTGAAAGCCTTGCCCACAGGCGCGGTTATTTATATCGCGGCGGGTGATTATTATGAGCGCCTGCAAGTGACCACCGATAATCTGAAAATAGTCGGGGCGGGTCAGCAACAAACCCGGATCTATTATGATCGTTATGCCGGTCAGCCAGTGCCGGGTGAGAGCCAGCAAACCTGGGGAACCTTTCGTACCGCAACAGTTAACATTGAAGCTAAGGATGTGATCATTGCCAATCTCACTATCGAGAACAGCTTTGATTATCCGGCCAATGAGGC comes from Lacimicrobium alkaliphilum and encodes:
- a CDS encoding DUF418 domain-containing protein, whose product is MINTINTGVLPASSAERIVLLDAVRGFALLGILLMNIEYFQRPLQAIMLGFDTQQQGMDYAVAWFSFTFVQGKFYTLFSFLFGLGFVVFMDRAMQKGRGARMLFLRRLVILLMVGVAHLLLIWGGDILHLYGLLGLLLLFFVNSPVKRLWKWGLAFNFVIPVLILWLGVLALQGAMSVPETAAQMQADFEQDRVTLLGDIVRADSIYASGSYWQAVQWRMDEWYSMYLDGGLLFFGLVIFGAFLIGAAFGRAGVFADLSAHRALFKRLMLWGYGLGVPATLIWGVKGQSLDPLYPTVEYAAMITVSQIANLALCLAYIGSLSLLFLRGAKWVAYLAPAGRMALTNYLLQSVVFTLLFYGYGLGLYGEYGRAETTLMALAFYALQLWLSHLWLQRFRMGPMEWCWRVLTYGKIQPARG
- the purU gene encoding formyltetrahydrofolate deformylase: MQQTFRLVIDCPDQVGLVAAVSQFLANHNATIIEASHHTDQQTGRFFMRHEIRADSLPLSIEAFRGLFEPIAKQYDMHWRLTDSHHKQKVALLASKESHCLNDLLHRWHTHELHCDIPCIIANHPHLQQFADWYDIPFHWVDFEALGKQQAFADIQKLLLHYQIDLTVLARFMQILPDSLCQELAGKAINIHHSFLPSFAGARPYQQAYDRGVKLIGATCHYVTSDLDEGPIIEQEVMRISHSDTAADMVRKGKNCEKQALANGVRYHLEDRVIIHHHKTVVFA
- the thpR gene encoding RNA 2',3'-cyclic phosphodiesterase, with product MRLFFGLELTPSVKLSIEKWREINLPPLAGPVPAANFHITLAFLGTVPVHQQEALLAQADRLTNQAFNLTIDQMGYWPRPRTLWIGPSVVPVALNNLAGNLSAIAGRLGLPGENRDYVPHISLYRKQASNPPVCLMQPDISASFEQFCLFESRPGRQGVQYHVLARWPLDSGLSIREKLARGKLD
- the hrpB gene encoding ATP-dependent helicase HrpB yields the protein MSRPSALPVSETYPRLASALEQENVILSAPPGAGKSTWLPLQLLKLPWLSGKKILMLQPRRVAVRAIAGYLAQQLGESVGQTVGYRIRGEARVSQATRLEILTEGLLTRMLQQDPELSGTGLVIFDEFHERSLHADFSLALCLEVQAALREDLRLLVMSATLEQSALQTLLPRAQNVQSMGRSYPLQIHYQPAPSRADWLQHMAGVILQALDENDGSALAFLPGAGEIRRLADMLSGRLPSDCHLYCLFGELGKEAQMAAVAPLQQGQRKLVLATNIAETSLTIDGINMVIDSGLEKVARFDLNQGISHLRSVRISQASATQRAGRAGRLGPGVCYRLWPQAEQSRLAEQSTPQILLSDMAPMILEAAAWGTEIPALALLDQPTDAQIEQGRALLQSLQALDNQGHITAHGRQLCNLGCHPRLAHMLIRAQEMGSDKLRLACMLAALTESKDPLRSSSTAAIEERLGYLSRNPDDAVLRLALVWFKRLNGTGKLDPARADLSHTGALLALAFPDRVAKSRGQGRYLMARGSGASLSENDSLAKEPYLVIANLLNTGAGGDARITLAAAIKEAQLISQFSEQMVTETVCQWQPAQKAMQARAQRRLGKLIFSSEPVPVESGEALQQRWLELIRQQRLNWLPMSDNAWQFIHRARLAATCLSDLGCWSESALLEDIQNWLLPYLDNCTSFRALQQLDFVALLKNRLDWAQQQTLNELFPGQIQVPSGSRCKLDYRDDGSVVLAVRMQELYGWTETPTLGRGQIEIQLELLSPAQRPLQKTADLKGFWAGSYKAIQKEMKGRYPKHFWPDDPANAQATTKTKKKM
- a CDS encoding serine/threonine-protein kinase is translated as MEQHDWQRVETLFHQALELDKREIEPFLEQACADAPELKQAVLSLLQHADHTVELVRPIEGAAQEFFATADTLCGQRLGPYRIVRLIASGGMGAVYLAERADDQYQKQVAIKLIRASAIASEMLLQRFKTERQILAELEHPNIAHLLDGGATDEGIPYLVMEYVDGVEINQYCSDKKLSIPQRLRLFVKVCAAIQYAHQKLIVHRDFKPSNLLVTADGEPKLLDFGIAKLLAESGSDEWAVQTSTEERAMTPRYSAPEQIRGETITVATDVHALGLLLYELLTGRPVYGKELNNRYQLQQAILQDTVIAPSIAVTMPRSDSDLPIPAATPQGLQRQLRGDLDNIVMKALSKEPQRRYQSASELAEDVTNFLEHRPVQARATSFAYRCGKFLRRNRLSSALAASVLILVTVFSTAIWVQSRQLEVERDLAQQQRDVAEVEQGKAEAMSRFLLGMFTDLRPNESQGREVSLREVLDKASEQLDQQTDHQLSAQPLIEARVRREIGDIYYRIGRLQPAIAHLEKSLSILRQHPQREPRDLFRVLLSLSNTYSRADRHDERLPLLEESVEISKQINGPESEQTLGMMTNLGGFYNDIGRAQEAIDLHTEILATSSKVLGEDSFITLLAITSLGADYISLWRYQDAEEYFSLGLRRSTEVFHENHNLALYNLGSLATLLEETGRYSEAEEAAREYLRRNTQVLGDAHQDTYESKYRLARVLLRQSHFEEAEALLSESLQGLPALVGEQHGVVLQIKSTLADLLMQTGRTDQAGQMSEAALNGALALWGIAHPKTLPMALVMARIHQQQQASDQAFALYEKALAGWQSLDASHPGQYATLVAMARAYLDKGRAADGVSYLRRAVTLADSNPDIYHDDLPWVLKTLVELLYREGDSQQAQNYEQWLAKLNQQQSAGYSGSH